A stretch of Gemmatimonadaceae bacterium DNA encodes these proteins:
- a CDS encoding helical backbone metal receptor gives MFRFRLVVLGFTFAALGAACRNAPPPMAQGHDDFGHALAIDHRPERIVSLNPTTTEMLFALGAGSRLVGRSQYDVFPDSARAVPDVGPAMRPNIEAVLAQHPDLVLLYASDDNRAAYDRLTAAKVPAFAFKIDSIEQFARDTRLIGSLLGDSARAEATVDTIEATLRRVRAMTSALPHPTVFIHAWDKPIIAIGGGSFLSELLDIAGAKNIYGDSPLPSLTVSLEDVVRRNPDFMLASPTAAPKIEASATWRAIPAVHNGHVLVYDTTIVGRPSVQLGAAAYSLARLLHPREVK, from the coding sequence GTGTTTCGTTTCCGACTCGTCGTTCTCGGTTTCACCTTTGCCGCATTGGGTGCCGCGTGCCGAAACGCGCCGCCGCCGATGGCGCAGGGACACGACGATTTCGGGCACGCGCTCGCGATCGACCATCGCCCGGAACGCATCGTCTCGCTCAATCCGACGACGACGGAGATGCTCTTCGCGCTCGGCGCAGGATCGCGGCTCGTCGGCCGATCGCAGTACGACGTGTTTCCCGATTCCGCGCGCGCGGTGCCCGACGTCGGTCCCGCGATGCGCCCCAACATCGAAGCGGTTCTCGCCCAGCATCCCGATCTCGTCCTGCTGTACGCGAGCGACGACAATCGCGCGGCGTACGACAGACTCACCGCCGCGAAGGTTCCGGCCTTCGCGTTCAAGATCGATAGCATCGAGCAGTTCGCGCGCGACACGCGGCTCATCGGCAGCTTGCTCGGTGATTCCGCGCGCGCCGAGGCCACCGTCGACACGATCGAAGCCACGTTGCGCCGCGTGCGCGCGATGACGAGCGCGTTGCCGCATCCCACCGTGTTCATTCACGCGTGGGACAAACCGATCATCGCGATCGGCGGCGGAAGCTTTCTCAGCGAGCTGCTGGACATCGCCGGCGCGAAAAATATCTACGGCGATTCGCCGCTGCCGTCGCTGACGGTGTCGCTCGAGGACGTGGTTCGGCGAAATCCGGACTTCATGCTGGCGTCGCCGACCGCGGCACCGAAGATCGAAGCGAGCGCCACGTGGCGTGCGATTCCGGCGGTTCACAACGGGCATGTGCTCGTCTACGACACGACGATCGTCGGCCGGCCGTCGGTTCAGTTGGGCGCCGCGGCGTATTCGCTCGCGCGACTCCTGCATCCGCGCGAGGTGAAGTGA
- a CDS encoding iron ABC transporter permease, which produces MSPMRWTLLVIALIVAGILGVAIGTIDLPLGAVVDALRGVGDPTAIVVVRTLRLPRVMLAILVGAGLGMSGAALQGTMRNPLAEPYLLGVSGGAAVGAVVAYAMGLGAAALPLAAFIGAVAAVLAAFFVAHAAGARGDPRVMLMAGVVVGAFANAVIMLILANAEANTVRNALWWMMGSVSESTWSQVAVLAVYVAIGGAMLIVVGPQMDVLSLGEDAAAGLGLGVDAAIRRVFLIAALIAAATVAAAGLVGFVGLIVPHIMRSAGLRRHRALLVGCALAGGTLVVCADLLGRVVRPPAEVPLGAVTALIGVPFFLMKLRRLA; this is translated from the coding sequence ATGTCGCCGATGCGTTGGACGCTGCTCGTCATTGCGTTGATCGTCGCCGGCATTCTCGGCGTGGCGATCGGGACGATCGATCTCCCGTTGGGCGCGGTTGTCGATGCGCTGCGCGGCGTAGGCGATCCAACGGCGATCGTCGTCGTGCGCACGCTGCGGCTTCCGCGCGTCATGCTGGCGATTCTCGTCGGTGCGGGCCTCGGCATGTCGGGTGCGGCGCTGCAGGGAACCATGCGGAATCCGCTCGCCGAGCCGTACCTGCTGGGCGTGTCGGGCGGCGCGGCGGTCGGCGCTGTCGTCGCGTACGCGATGGGGTTGGGCGCGGCGGCCTTGCCACTGGCGGCATTCATCGGCGCGGTGGCGGCCGTGCTCGCGGCGTTCTTCGTCGCGCACGCGGCCGGCGCGCGGGGCGATCCGCGCGTCATGCTCATGGCCGGCGTCGTCGTCGGCGCATTCGCCAACGCGGTGATCATGCTGATTCTCGCGAACGCCGAAGCGAATACGGTGCGCAACGCGCTGTGGTGGATGATGGGATCGGTGAGTGAATCGACCTGGTCGCAAGTCGCCGTGCTCGCGGTGTATGTCGCCATTGGGGGCGCGATGCTCATCGTCGTCGGCCCGCAGATGGACGTACTCTCGCTCGGCGAAGATGCGGCGGCCGGACTCGGCCTCGGCGTCGATGCGGCGATTCGTCGTGTCTTTCTGATCGCGGCGCTCATCGCCGCGGCGACCGTGGCCGCGGCCGGCCTGGTCGGATTCGTCGGACTCATCGTGCCGCACATCATGCGGTCGGCGGGACTGCGCCGGCATCGCGCGCTGCTCGTGGGTTGCGCGCTGGCGGGAGGAACGCTCGTCGTGTGCGCCGACCTGCTCGGGCGCGTCGTTCGGCCGCCGGCGGAAGTGCCGCTCGGCGCCGTGACGGCGCTGATCGGCGTTCCATTTTTTCTGATGAAGCTCCGGCGGCTCGCATGA